GTCGGAGGAAAGGAGGCGGCGTGTCTTAAGTCTCCTGAAATCAGTCGAGATGATGGAGCAGAAAGACAAATATCCCGATCAGATTTCAGGGGGACAGAAACAGAGGGTTGCTGTTGCAAGGGCACTGGTTACCGAACCTGAGCTTGTGCTTGCCGATGAACCAACGGCTAATCTCGATAGCAAAACGGCCTATATGATTATCGAACTCATGAAAGAGATGAAAAGAAAGTCCGGCACTACGTTTATCTTTTCCACTCACGATCAGAAAATCGTCGGCGCTGCTGAAATAATCTATACCCTTCAGGATGGAACAATTATTGATAGGAAGGATATGGGAAGGGACAATCATGTATAATCTTCTTAAGATAGCCATCAGAAATCTTACGAGATACCGCAGAAGAACCCTTCTGACGGCATCACTTATTATGGTCGGCGTTGTTTTTGTTCTGGTCTTTATGGGAGTTACGGGGTCTGTCAAAAGCCTCCTTATTGGACAGATTACGGACTCCATGCTCGGCCACTTGCAGATCCACAAAAAGGGATATGTTGCATCCATTGACAATCTC
Above is a window of Deltaproteobacteria bacterium DNA encoding:
- a CDS encoding ABC transporter ATP-binding protein; the encoded protein is MALITAKNIYKDYQTGEISLRALNNLNFEIEPASFLSFVGPSGSGKTTLLNLIGCLDTPTGGKLTVAGTDVVNLSRKQRAAFRGKHMGFIFQDFNLIPVLTVYENIEYPLIMVQNIPSEERRRRVLSLLKSVEMMEQKDKYPDQISGGQKQRVAVARALVTEPELVLADEPTANLDSKTAYMIIELMKEMKRKSGTTFIFSTHDQKIVGAAEIIYTLQDGTIIDRKDMGRDNHV